In Luteitalea sp. TBR-22, one genomic interval encodes:
- a CDS encoding glycosyltransferase family 2 protein produces MKVWALVPAFNEAATIGRVVVGAAANVDRVLVVDDGSTDGTAEAAAAAGAEVMRLERNGGKGTAIRAGLSRVFQGDATHVLFMDGDLQHRPQEIPALLAEAAGSGAAMVIGERVFVREEMPASRYWANVIGSWMLATLMGVDLTDTQSGFRVVRTDVLRQVPLEATGYEFETELVVKLARRGAHIARVPIKAVYAGEASKIRPVRDTTRNIVLALVYRFLRRGGRSDR; encoded by the coding sequence ATGAAGGTCTGGGCGCTCGTGCCGGCCTTCAACGAGGCGGCCACCATCGGCCGGGTGGTCGTCGGCGCCGCGGCCAACGTCGACCGTGTGCTGGTGGTCGACGACGGCTCCACCGACGGGACCGCCGAGGCGGCGGCCGCCGCCGGCGCCGAGGTGATGCGGCTCGAACGCAACGGCGGCAAGGGCACGGCGATCCGTGCCGGGCTGTCGCGGGTGTTCCAGGGCGACGCCACGCACGTGCTCTTCATGGACGGCGACCTGCAGCATCGACCGCAGGAGATCCCGGCCCTGCTGGCCGAGGCGGCGGGCTCGGGGGCGGCGATGGTCATCGGCGAGCGCGTGTTCGTGCGCGAGGAGATGCCCGCGTCGCGTTACTGGGCCAACGTGATCGGCAGCTGGATGCTGGCGACGCTGATGGGCGTGGACCTCACGGACACCCAGTCGGGCTTCCGGGTGGTCCGCACCGACGTGCTCCGCCAGGTCCCGCTGGAGGCGACCGGCTACGAGTTCGAGACCGAGTTGGTGGTGAAGCTGGCACGCCGCGGCGCGCACATCGCGCGCGTGCCGATCAAGGCCGTGTACGCCGGCGAGGCGAGCAAGATCCGTCCGGTGCGAGACACGACCCGCAACATCGTGCTGGCCCTGGTGTACCGGTTCCTGCGCCGCGGCGGGAGGTCGGACAGATGA
- a CDS encoding MMPL family transporter, whose protein sequence is MTRFVQALMTWARARRGLVLALAAVLALASLVPTLRIRFGTDVLQLMPRESGAVDAFETYLERFGSLDALYVFVEAPPDGVVADYAEYVDALVDALRELPEVRRVDAGRLDGSRDWAWLTDRQLLLLDPANYAEAVARMAPERVPAQLARTRDMLALPSEDLKALAQRDPLGWLELTTARLDGASGVLRLAPPGNEGYVTTDGRAQLLVVHPVQPPFDTTFARALLDHVRQAERRVRDRFTTQWKDDDLPPPRMDIAGGHRTAIETETLMRGEAISNAAWSMVGVLALLYLSFRNAWLVIFGTLPILLGTLVTLALHQVAGVQLSAAATGATAMLFGLGDDGLVLLFVAYREGLARGLTPLEAVGELGGIGMSIVLGEVTTAATFLGLWFVTFPSLQQLGVVVGLGILLTGLFTLTVLVAGLPGRAWVERSRDLTLPGLGPWVTRHRVAILATAALITLPLAWGLPGLRVDPRIERLRPVTEGLALETEITSRFGLAADMYLVLGRGPTLEPLLAAHEALERSLADVDGLAHAGPSVLLPSAQVQEARRRELASLAPRRATVADAVDAAADDLGFVPGTFAPFRARLDRVLDPTQALTLGELEAHGLGDLAGRFIRRDGAEYLVATYATADNPAAVEALRARVAAQPGLILTGLPLVNAALAARLPRELSIGLGVGALVVVLLIWLEFRAVRPTALALLPTICGIIWGLGALGWAGVVLDLFSVFAILMFLGIGVDYGIHLLHPTLGPEGLDVSRALSLVGPALLLAGATTIVGFGTLVWSSYGPLHSLGLVSVATIGAALVASLLVLPALVGGRESSR, encoded by the coding sequence GTGACTCGTTTCGTCCAGGCGCTCATGACGTGGGCGCGTGCCCGGCGCGGCCTCGTGCTCGCGCTCGCGGCCGTCCTCGCACTCGCCAGCCTCGTGCCGACGCTGCGCATCCGCTTCGGCACCGACGTGCTGCAGCTGATGCCACGGGAATCGGGCGCCGTGGACGCCTTCGAGACGTACCTCGAGCGGTTCGGCAGCCTCGACGCGCTGTACGTGTTCGTCGAGGCGCCTCCCGACGGCGTCGTCGCCGACTACGCCGAGTACGTCGACGCCCTGGTCGATGCGCTCCGCGAGCTGCCGGAGGTGCGGCGGGTCGATGCGGGGCGCCTCGACGGCTCACGGGACTGGGCCTGGCTGACCGACCGGCAGTTGTTGTTGCTCGATCCGGCCAACTATGCCGAAGCGGTGGCGCGCATGGCGCCGGAGCGCGTGCCCGCGCAACTGGCCCGCACGCGCGACATGCTCGCGCTCCCCTCGGAAGACCTCAAGGCACTCGCCCAGCGCGATCCGCTCGGCTGGCTCGAGCTCACCACGGCGCGCCTCGACGGTGCCTCGGGCGTGCTGCGCCTCGCGCCGCCGGGCAACGAGGGGTACGTGACGACCGACGGGCGCGCGCAACTGCTCGTCGTGCACCCGGTGCAGCCGCCGTTCGACACGACCTTCGCCCGCGCGCTGCTCGACCACGTCCGCCAGGCCGAACGGCGCGTGCGCGATCGGTTCACGACGCAGTGGAAGGACGACGACCTGCCCCCGCCGCGGATGGACATCGCGGGTGGACATCGGACGGCGATCGAGACCGAGACGCTGATGCGCGGCGAGGCCATCAGCAACGCCGCGTGGTCGATGGTGGGCGTGCTCGCGCTGCTGTACCTGTCGTTCCGCAATGCCTGGCTCGTGATCTTCGGCACCCTGCCGATCCTGCTCGGCACCCTGGTGACGCTCGCCCTGCACCAGGTCGCCGGCGTGCAGTTGTCGGCCGCGGCGACCGGGGCCACCGCGATGCTGTTCGGCCTGGGCGACGACGGCCTGGTGCTGCTGTTCGTTGCGTATCGCGAGGGGCTGGCCCGCGGCCTGACGCCCCTCGAGGCGGTCGGTGAACTCGGCGGCATCGGGATGAGCATCGTGCTCGGCGAGGTCACCACGGCGGCGACGTTCCTGGGGCTCTGGTTCGTCACCTTTCCGAGCCTGCAGCAACTCGGCGTCGTCGTGGGCCTCGGCATCCTGCTGACCGGCCTGTTCACGCTCACCGTTCTGGTGGCCGGCCTGCCGGGCCGCGCGTGGGTGGAACGCTCGCGAGACCTGACGCTGCCCGGCCTCGGTCCGTGGGTGACGCGGCATCGCGTCGCCATCCTGGCGACCGCCGCCCTGATCACGCTGCCGCTCGCGTGGGGCCTGCCCGGGCTGCGCGTCGATCCACGTATCGAGCGGCTGCGCCCGGTGACCGAAGGCCTGGCCCTCGAGACCGAGATCACGTCACGATTCGGGCTCGCTGCCGACATGTACCTCGTGCTGGGTCGGGGTCCGACCCTCGAACCGCTCCTGGCGGCGCACGAGGCCCTCGAACGCTCGCTGGCCGACGTCGACGGCCTGGCCCATGCCGGTCCGTCCGTACTGCTCCCCTCGGCGCAGGTGCAGGAGGCACGCCGGCGCGAGCTCGCCTCGCTGGCGCCGCGGCGCGCCACCGTCGCCGACGCGGTCGATGCGGCCGCCGACGACCTGGGGTTCGTGCCGGGCACGTTCGCGCCGTTCCGGGCCCGGCTGGACCGCGTGCTCGATCCGACCCAGGCCTTGACGCTCGGGGAGCTGGAGGCGCACGGCCTCGGCGACCTCGCGGGGCGCTTCATCCGGCGTGACGGGGCGGAGTACCTGGTGGCCACGTATGCGACTGCCGACAATCCGGCAGCCGTGGAAGCGCTGCGTGCGCGCGTCGCAGCGCAGCCCGGCCTGATCCTCACGGGGCTGCCGCTGGTCAACGCCGCCCTTGCGGCGCGGTTGCCGCGGGAACTGAGCATCGGGCTCGGCGTCGGCGCGCTGGTGGTGGTGCTGCTCATCTGGCTCGAGTTCCGGGCAGTCCGGCCGACCGCGCTCGCGCTGTTGCCCACCATCTGCGGCATCATCTGGGGACTGGGGGCGCTGGGATGGGCGGGCGTCGTGCTCGACCTGTTCAGCGTGTTCGCCATCCTGATGTTCCTCGGCATCGGCGTGGACTACGGCATCCATCTGCTGCACCCGACACTCGGTCCCGAAGGCCTCGACGTGTCGCGTGCGCTGTCGCTCGTCGGTCCGGCGTTGCTGCTGGCAGGGGCGACGACGATCGTCGGCTTCGGGACGCTCGTGTGGTCGTCGTACGGTCCGCTGCACTCGCTGGGGCTCGTCTCGGTGGCGACGATCGGCGCGGCGCTGGTCGCGTCGCTGCTCGTGCTGCCGGCGCTGGTCGGCGGCAGGGAGTCGTCGCGATGA